The following proteins are encoded in a genomic region of Toxotes jaculatrix isolate fToxJac2 chromosome 3, fToxJac2.pri, whole genome shotgun sequence:
- the idh3b gene encoding isocitrate dehydrogenase [NAD] subunit beta, mitochondrial isoform X1 — translation MSVTMAAALRGSLVTLVKGLSGPRWQQLASRPLSLSAGLCGPEAPPARADAIFKVTMVPGDGVGPELMTAVKEVFKAGDVPVEFEEFHLSEVQNMASEEKLEQVLTSMKNNKVAMKGKIHTPMEFKGELASYEMRLRRKLDLFANVVHVNSLPGYSTRHNNLDLVIIREQTEGEYSSLEHESVTGVIECLKIITREKSRRIAKFAFDYATKKGRNKVTAVHKANIMKLGDGLFLQSCAEVAQLYPKIKYENIIIDNCCMQLVQNPYQFDVLVMPNLYGNIIDNLAAGLVGGAGVVPGESYSAEYAVFETGARHPFAQAVGRNIANPTAMLLSAANMLRHLNLEYHSQMVSDAVKRVIKQGKVRTRDLGGYSTTGDFVRAVVENLRHRPV, via the exons ATGTCAGTGACGATGGCGGCCGCCTTGAGGGGAAGCTTGGTAACATTGGTCAAG GGCCTGAGTGGCCCCCGGTGGCAGCAGCTGGCCTCTCGACCACTGAGCTTATCTGCTGGTCTCTGTGGTCCAGAAGCCCCACCTGCCCGCGCAGATGCTATCTTCAAGGTCACAATGGTTCCAGGGGATGGAGTGGGACCTGAGCTGATGACTGCTGTCAAGGAAGTCTTTAAG GCAGGAGATGTCCCGGTAGAATTCGAGGAGTTCCACCTGAGTGAGGTACAGAACATGGCCAGtgaggagaagctggagcaaGTGTTGACTTCTATGAAGAACAACAAAGTGGCCATGAAAG GAAAGATTCATACGCCCATGGAGTTCAAAGGGGAGTTGGCTTCATATGAGATGAGACTGAG GCGTAAACTGGACCTGTTTGCTAATGTGGTTCATGTGAACAGCCTGCCGGGCTACAGCACTCGCCACAACAACCTGGACCTAGTCATCATCCGCGAACAGACTGAGGGGGAGTACAGCTCGTTGGAGCATGAG AGTGTGACGGGTGTGATCGAATGTTTGAAGATCATCACCAGAGAGAAGTCGCGGCGCATCGCCAAGTTCGCCTTTGATTACGCCACCAAGAAGGGGCGAAACAAGGTCACCGCTGTTCACAAAGCCAACATCAT GAAATTAGGTGATGGCCTGTTtctgcagagctgtgcagaggtggCACAGCTGTACCCCAAAATCAAATATGAGAACATAATCATTGATAACTGTTGCATGCAG CTGGTCCAGAACCCGTACCAGTTTGACGTGCTGGTGATGCCAAACTTGTACGGTAACATTATCGATAACCTGGCAGCAGGGCTGGTTGGAGGAGCAGGAGTTGTTCCTGGGGAAAGCTACAGTGCAGAGTATGCTGTGTTTGAGACT GGTGCGCGCCACCCGTTTGCACAAGCTGTAGGGAGGAATATTGCCAACCCCACAGCCATGTTGCTCAGTGCTGCTAACATGCTCAGGCACCTCAA TCTGGAATATCACTCCCAAATGGTGTCAGATGCTGTCAAGAGGGTCATCAAACAGGGCaag GTACGGACACGAGACCTTGGTGGGTACTCTACCACTGGCGACTTTGTGCGTGCCGTTGTGGAAAACCTGCGTCACCGACCTGTTTAG
- the idh3b gene encoding isocitrate dehydrogenase [NAD] subunit beta, mitochondrial isoform X2 → MSVTMAAALRGSLVTLVKGLSGPRWQQLASRPLSLSAGLCGPEAPPARADAIFKVTMVPGDGVGPELMTAVKEVFKAGDVPVEFEEFHLSEVQNMASEEKLEQVLTSMKNNKVAMKGKIHTPMEFKGELASYEMRLRRKLDLFANVVHVNSLPGYSTRHNNLDLVIIREQTEGEYSSLEHESVTGVIECLKIITREKSRRIAKFAFDYATKKGRNKVTAVHKANIMKLGDGLFLQSCAEVAQLYPKIKYENIIIDNCCMQLVQNPYQFDVLVMPNLYGNIIDNLAAGLVGGAGVVPGESYSAEYAVFETGARHPFAQAVGRNIANPTAMLLSAANMLRHLNLEYHSQMVSDAVKRVIKQGKVRTGDLGGYATSDEFTRAVIANLAV, encoded by the exons ATGTCAGTGACGATGGCGGCCGCCTTGAGGGGAAGCTTGGTAACATTGGTCAAG GGCCTGAGTGGCCCCCGGTGGCAGCAGCTGGCCTCTCGACCACTGAGCTTATCTGCTGGTCTCTGTGGTCCAGAAGCCCCACCTGCCCGCGCAGATGCTATCTTCAAGGTCACAATGGTTCCAGGGGATGGAGTGGGACCTGAGCTGATGACTGCTGTCAAGGAAGTCTTTAAG GCAGGAGATGTCCCGGTAGAATTCGAGGAGTTCCACCTGAGTGAGGTACAGAACATGGCCAGtgaggagaagctggagcaaGTGTTGACTTCTATGAAGAACAACAAAGTGGCCATGAAAG GAAAGATTCATACGCCCATGGAGTTCAAAGGGGAGTTGGCTTCATATGAGATGAGACTGAG GCGTAAACTGGACCTGTTTGCTAATGTGGTTCATGTGAACAGCCTGCCGGGCTACAGCACTCGCCACAACAACCTGGACCTAGTCATCATCCGCGAACAGACTGAGGGGGAGTACAGCTCGTTGGAGCATGAG AGTGTGACGGGTGTGATCGAATGTTTGAAGATCATCACCAGAGAGAAGTCGCGGCGCATCGCCAAGTTCGCCTTTGATTACGCCACCAAGAAGGGGCGAAACAAGGTCACCGCTGTTCACAAAGCCAACATCAT GAAATTAGGTGATGGCCTGTTtctgcagagctgtgcagaggtggCACAGCTGTACCCCAAAATCAAATATGAGAACATAATCATTGATAACTGTTGCATGCAG CTGGTCCAGAACCCGTACCAGTTTGACGTGCTGGTGATGCCAAACTTGTACGGTAACATTATCGATAACCTGGCAGCAGGGCTGGTTGGAGGAGCAGGAGTTGTTCCTGGGGAAAGCTACAGTGCAGAGTATGCTGTGTTTGAGACT GGTGCGCGCCACCCGTTTGCACAAGCTGTAGGGAGGAATATTGCCAACCCCACAGCCATGTTGCTCAGTGCTGCTAACATGCTCAGGCACCTCAA TCTGGAATATCACTCCCAAATGGTGTCAGATGCTGTCAAGAGGGTCATCAAACAGGGCaag GTGCGCACTGGAGACCTGGGGGGCTATGCGACAAGCGACGAGTTCACCCGGGCTGTCATTGCTAATCTGGCAGTCTAA